Proteins encoded together in one Impatiens glandulifera chromosome 1, dImpGla2.1, whole genome shotgun sequence window:
- the LOC124941515 gene encoding uncharacterized protein LOC124941515 has product MTAESEDISSNEESSAEGNKMLKSMKFVLSSLQRNMIKAMNTKEEERKGFGEIIKVLTELDKTLKKNTYETHVSNINFSKFEKKLFNRQTELLDIERQFNDEGHKETLEEFSLVKNQMVEIQGKFQGKENAKANAEKDHPRTTQGKSSKRSDGVSTGTRSRRAPSIDDNPRPTKRVVGRKGGDRGGRSNGGGRSRLSGVDQGGRASGGDRGGR; this is encoded by the exons ATGACAGCAGAGTCTGAAGATATttcatcaaatgaagaatcCTCTGCCGAAGGAAACAAGATGTTAAAGTCTATGAAGTTTgtgctctcatctcttcagaGGAACATGATAAAGGCCATGAACacgaaggaagaagaaagaaagggtTTTGGCGAGATTATCAAGGTCCTTACTGAATTGGATAAAACTCTAAAgaagaatacgtatgagactcatgtctcaaataTAAACTTCtccaagtttgaaaagaaactcTTCAACCGACAAACTGAATTGttggacattgaaaggcaattCAATGATGAAGGTCATAAGGAGACtttggaagaattcagtctggtgaagaatcagatggtggaaattcaagg AAAGTTTCAAGGAAAGGAGAACGCAAAGGCTAATGCTGAAAAAGATCATCCTCGAACCACCCAAGGCAAATCAAGTAAAAGAAGtgacggtgtgtcaaccggcactagATCCAGACGAGCCCCAAGCATCGATgataatcctaggccaaccaagagagttGTAGGTCGTAAaggtggtgatcgtggaggcaGAAGTAATGGTGGTGGCCGTAGTAGGCTATCTGGTGTTGATCAAGGAGGTCGTGCCAGtggtggtgatcgtggtggtagatAA